GGGTAGTGTACAAGCCCAACAATATATTCACATTAAAGTTTATTTTCAGATTCATGTTTCTAATAAATCCTTCATCCATAAAAGATGCATTTAATGTCttacattcataacagtagttATGGTAAATAAACTGAGAAAGTgagaaatttataattttaaaaactttcaaaATTCCATGAAACTTGCTTCAGAGTTTTGCTTTGAACACAAACCAATGTTTGAACACCcacattttgtgttttaaaatgttgacggTCTAGTTTAAGCATTTCTAGCCTGCAGATGCAGAATAGTTTCTAGTTACGAACAGTTAGGGGTTAAGATGGGGCATCCCCTACAGTGGTGGTAACTAGTGGCTTATTTGCTCGTTGCCTTTTCTGCCATTTCTTGTTGACGGACTGTATCCTGTGCTGCTTGCTGCATTTTCTCCAGTTTTTCCAGCGTCAGAGATTTTAAGGGCAAGAGCTTGGGTTTACACAGCACCATTGTGGTTACATCTTCCACAGACAACTGCCCTattaataagaaataagaaattaattaatttgagGAAGACAGCTGGTGATTTAGATTTGCAACCAGAATGGAAGTCTAAAATCTTACAGTCAGTGAAAAAGTTTCTGTTCCTAAATTGTCAAAGCAGTCCACAAGGCACATTTCTCTATGGTCAGGCAAGGTCAGGCAACAGGAGCTGGACTTGGATGCCAGACTCTTCTGTTGCCATATGACGTAGCTGTTTGTGCCATATGTTTAATTGGAAGTATATATACAACATAAAAATGCAGCAAGGTGCAATATTTAACATGGCTGCTTATGAATGGTTTATCTTGTTAGCTTACTAAGTTTGATTTAGGTTACTTTCCCCCAACTTGGAATCGTACTTGTAATCCCACTTGACAGTTTCACATTGTACCCTGCACTGAGTGTAGAGGTTCCAGTTGTAAGAAACAGCACTTAGTTTTTAGATACTCCTTTACTGAGAAAAGTTGGGATGTTGTACAGCTTCCTCATGAACAGTGAGAGTACAATAGACTAGACATGGCAAACAGCAGCAGAGTTGCAGAAACAGCATTAGCTGGGCCACACTGTCCACCCCTTGTAACTCTCCAGCAGCCCGAGACCCAAGCGCTTGTGAGGCATACCTTGTTTTGGAAGGACTTCTCGGAACATCGACTTCACTTCTGCCATCTGTAAAGTGCTGGATGCAGTCTTTTGCGCCTTCGATGAGAAATCAGTTACCAACATGACAATTCTCCAGGAACTAGAGACCATAACTGAAACCACAATTCCTACATTATCTGCACGGATTTCTCATTAGTTTTCTGTGATCCTCTTCCCTGAAAATCGGTGAGGTGTTTTATGTGTACATAGATCttgtcaatttctttttttttttttttggtttttcgagacagggtttctctgtataactctggctgtcctggaactcactttgtagaccaggctggcctcgaactcagaaatccgcctgcctctgcctcccgagtgctgggattaaaggcgtgcaccaccacgcctggctgatcTTGTTAATTTCTATTCAGTATTGAGAATTGGAATATCAAACATTCTAGCTTCCCATCTTAGAAAAAattttgtttgccttttaaaaaaaattagttgagAAAAGACATTTTATATATAAGTCATCTTGGTTTACTGATTGCTTCTCCTGAAGAGAGACACTACCAACATAATCACCGTctgaaaagggaggcagagaaacGGAGGTAACCGCAAGCAATTCCTAACACTGTTTTTCaggaatatattttgaaattctttACAGTCATTGACGTTGTCTGTGTGAGGCTGtcggatcctctgggactggagctacagatagttatgagctgctcttaaccaccgagccatctctccagcccccaacattCTTAAACAGGTTATTTCTACTTTTCAAGTCCTTTGCTATATAGCAGGAAATACCATAACACTCAGTTCCTGAATGCACAGCTGTAATATGTAAGGAAGCAGCACAGTGGGTCAGAAACCTACAGAATAGAGATAGAAAAGTGTGCTTCTAGCAGGAGTCCTACTGAGATGCTAGATGATAAAAGAACAGGCTACCCTCTTATATTAGTATTGTTAGGGCTATCTATGCACATGTTACTTGCATAAAGAAACCCTTGTTCCAGATTACTGCTATACTCTATGCTCTAAGCATTGTGGATCAAGTTGTAGAATGATGTCTTCTAAATACCCTTCCAGACAGTGCCACCCAGTTAGTGATGTTTGACCACACTGATGCAACCTTACTATATGTCTTTCACAACATT
This genomic stretch from Mus musculus strain C57BL/6J chromosome 19, GRCm38.p6 C57BL/6J harbors:
- the Bbip1 gene encoding BBSome-interacting protein 1 encodes the protein MAEVKSMFREVLPKQGQLSVEDVTTMVLCKPKLLPLKSLTLEKLEKMQQAAQDTVRQQEMAEKATSK
- the Bbip1 gene encoding BBSome-interacting protein 1 isoform X1, giving the protein MVSSSWRIVMLVTDFSSKAQKTASSTLQMAEVKSMFREVLPKQGQLSVEDVTTMVLCKPKLLPLKSLTLEKLEKMQQAAQDTVRQQEMAEKATSK